The Henningerozyma blattae CBS 6284 chromosome 7, complete genome region TTTGGGTAACGGCTAAGTATTACGattctaataaagaatttaaagattacTGGGCTAGGTTCTAAGTGAAATCTTTCCTGTTTGGTGATGATgcaaagaatttttatttaggCCTTTGGATAAGGATGATAGAGTCAAAggttttatatataaaccAACAAGGTTTGATTTTAAAGGTACTTGTTACAGGGACTTTGATTCAAAgaatattctattattaataaccCCATCAATAAATACTAAAGAAAAGCATCGttattgtttgtttttcgtatttttttttgcttttgtttttctgtttaaattttattttaaatacgGTTTAAGAAGATTCACAAGAAAATCATATTAGTActttttacaaaataatagattaaGAAAAAGCTTATTTTACGTTACACACATTCACTTAATTTTTACCTATACAATGAGTTGGTCGAAATCGAGATCTACCTCGGATAGCTCTCAATTGGAACTGGAAAGTTACAACGGGACTGGTTCGAATTCCGAAAGTGTCAACTTACAGGAAAAGTGTGCCTTGAGAGTACAAAACAGTAATGGCTCATCACATGTCGAAGATGACCATGCCAAGTCTACGTTTGAAGAAACTATCTCGAGAGTCATGTCTAATCATTCcagaaatgaaaaattcataGTCACTGATGATATGGCTAAGAgtattaatgaatatacCGCCAAGTTGAAGAAACATACCACAAGAGATGGGGATTTTGACGATTCAGacgaaatatttaatacaGTTACCAccaatgaagatgatgaaacaGGGTTCAATGCTCAAAGGATCATTAGAGATATGGTCAATAACGCCAATGAACAAGGTATCCATTTAAGAAAATCAGGTGTCACTTTAGAAGAAGTCTGTGCCGATGGTATTGATGCCTCTGCCTTAGAAGGCCAAACTGTTGGTGATATCCTGACCTTACCATACACCATTTACAAAGGTATTAGAAActccaaaaataaaaaaattagaaagattattcaaaatattaatgttTTGGCCAAACCAGGTGAAATGGTTCTTGTGTTGGGGAGACCAGGTGCAGGTTGTTCTTCTTTCTTAAAGACTACTGCTGGTGAAATCGATCAATTTGCTGGGGGTGTCGAAGGTGAAATATATTACGATGGTATTCCTCAATCtgaaatgatgaaaaattacaaagCAGATGTTATTTATAACGGTGAATTAGATGTCCATTTCCCCTATTTGACTGTTCAACAAACTTTAGATTTCGCTATTGCTTGTAAGACACCTGCCATTAGAGTGGATAACTTATCAAGAAGTGATTATATTGCATTCATTAGAGATTTATATGCAACAATCTTTGGCTTAAGACATACTTATAATACTTTGGTAGGTAATGATTTCGTTAGAGGTGTTTCTGGTGGTGAAAGAAAGAGAGTTTCCATTGCTGAAGCTTTAGCTGCAAGAGGTACCATTTATTGTTGGGATAATGCCACTAGAGGTTTAGATGCTTCTACAGCTTTAGAATACGCCGAAGCCATTCGTATCATGACTAATATTCAACAATCTACTGCTTTTGTCACCATTTATCAAGCCAGTGAAAACATTTATAATTGTTTCGATAAAGTCACAGTCTTATATTTAGGTAAACAAATTTACTTTGGTAAAATCCGTGACGCAAAGGATTATTTCTATAGAATGGGGTATGAATGTCCAAGTAGACAAGTCACCGCAGAATTTTTAACGGCCTTGACAGACCCAAAGGGTTACCATGTCATTAGACCTGGTTTTGAATCTAGTGTCCCACGTACTTCTGctgaatttgaagaatattGGAGAAACTCCCCAGAATTTGCTCAATTAAAACAAGATATCGTTGATTATAATCAATCCGTAAATACTGATGAAATTAgacaatattataaatctTCCATGTCTCAAGAAAAGGCCAAAGGTGCAAGAAAGAAATCTTATTATACTTTATCATTCCCAGAACAAGTTAAATTATGTACCATCCGTGGGTTCCAAAGAATTTATGGTAATAAATCATACACAGTCACCAATTGTGTTGCAGCTTTGATTCAATCTTTCGTTACAGGttctttatattataaCTCTCCATCTACTACAAATGGTGCCTTCTCAAGAAGTGGTGTCCTATATTTTGCATTATTATACTATTGTTTAATGGGGTTGGCTAATATTTCTTTCGAACATAGACCAATTTTACAAAAGCACAAGGGGTATTCCTTATATCATCCTGCTGCCGAAGCTTTAGCCAGTACTTTGTCTGCTTTCCCATTTAGAATGATCAGTTTAactattttcttcattgtTTTATTCTTCTTATCTGGTTTACATAGAACTGCCagtaatttcttcatttgcTACTTATTCTTATCAATGTGTTCAGAAGCTATCAATGGGTTATTTGAAATGATATCTGCTGGTTGTGATGATATTGCTCAAGCTAATTCTATTGCGGGTATCTTAATGATGGCTCTTTCCATGTACTCCACTTATATGATTCAATTACCTAAAATGCATCCTTGGTTTAAATGGATTGCTTATATCCTACCAATACAATATTCATTCGAATCTATGTTGAACGCAGAATTCCATGGTAGACATATGGACTGTGGTGGTACTCTAGTTCCAGCTGGTCCAGGTTATGAAGATGTGGCATCCAATGAAAAAGTTTGTGCCTTTGCTGGTTCTAGGCCAGGTCAATCATGGGTTAATGGTGATGATTACTTGAAAACTCAATATAGATATCAATATAAACATACTTGGAGAAATTTCGGTATTATGTGGTGTTTCTTACTCGGTTATATTGGAATTAAAGCTATTGTCActgaaattaaaagacCTGTCAAGAGTGGTGGTGAtgctttaatttttaaaaaggGTTTCAAACCTACTGAAACTGTTGAAGATATCGAATCTAATGCTGTTATAAACATttctgaaaataaagaaaaatttactcCAGCAGAAGAAGCCGATGATACTAATTTGGAAGGCTTAGAAAGTACtggtatttttatttggaGAGATGTCTGCTACACTATTCCTTATGACGGTGGTATGAGAAGACTGTTAGATAACGTTTCTGGTTATTGTAGGCCTGGTACTATGACTGCCTTAATGGGTGAGTCCGGTGCTGGTAAGACTACTTTATTAAACACTTTGGCTCAAAGAAATGTAGGTATTATTACTGGTGATATGTTAGTAAATGGTCAACCAATTGATGCAAGTTTTGAAAGACGTGCCGGTTATGTTCAACAACAAGATTTACATGTCGCTGAAATGACCGTAAGAGAATCTTTACAATTTTCAGCTAGAATGCGCCGTAATCAAGATGTTccagatgaagaaaaaatggcttatgttgaaaaaattatcgaAGTTCTAGGTATGGAAGAATATTCCGAAGCTTTAGTAGGCGCTATTGGATGTGGTTTAAATGTGGAacaaagaaagaaattGTCTATTGGTGTCGAATTGGTTGCCAAACctgatttattattgtttttggATGAACCTACCTCTGGTTTAGATTCTCAATCTTCATGGGCTATTGtccaattattaaagaaattggcTAATGCTGGTCAGTCTATTTTATGTACTATCCATCAACCTTCTGCTACTTTGTTCGAACAGTTTgatagattattattattgaagaaagGTGGTCAAACTGTTTACTTTGGTGATATCGGTGAAAACtcagatattttattgaaatattttgaacgTAATGGTGCTAGAAAATGTACTTCTTCAGAAAATCCTgctgaatatattttagaagCTATTGGTGCTGGTGCAACTGCTTCAGTCCAAGAAGATTGGCATGAAGTTTGGAAGAATTCCCACGAATTTGCTGAAAATAGAATCAAAATTGATCATATGTTAGAGGAATTACACAATTCTCCACCAGAAACTGGTACtgtttctaattctaaatatGCCACTTCATATTTCTATCAATTCAGACACGTTTTGTGGAGAAATGAAGTTGTTTTCTGGAGAAGTATGCACTATATCTTTTCTAAACTGATGTTACACATTGTTGGTGGTTTGTTTATTGGTTTCACTTTTTTCAATGTCGGTACTTCTTATAGAGGTTTACAAAGTTCATTATTTGCTGCCTTTATGTCAATTGTTCAATCTGCTCCTGCAATGAATCAAATCCAGGCTCGTGCGATCGCTCAAAGAGATTTATTCGAAGTTAGAGAATCTAAATCTAACACTTTCCATTGGTCTTTAATTATCATCACTCAATATATCTGTGAGATTCCATACCATTTCGTTTGTTCTGCTATTTTCTTCGTTTCCATGTATTTCCCATTAAGAAGTTTCTTTGAAGCTTCAAGATCTGCTGTTTACTATTTGAACTATTGTATCATGttccaattattttatGTCAGTTTAGGTTTAATGATTCTTTATGTTGCCCCTAATCTACCATCTGCTAATGTCATCATGGGTCTATTATTGTCATTTATGTTAGGTTTCTGTGGTGTTGTTCAACCTGCCTCATTAATGCCTACTTTCTGGACCTTCATGTGGAAAGCTTCTCCATACACTTATTTtgttcaaaatttaatgggTATTATGCTACATAAAAAGCCAGTTATTTGTACTAAATCTGAATTGTCGTATTTCGAACCACCAAGTGGTCAAACTTGTGGTCAATACATGGAAAAGTTCTTCCAAACTAACTCTGGTTACATTAAGAATCCAAATGATACATCAAATTGTGCTTACTGTGTTTACAGTGTTGGTGATGAATATTTGTCTTATGTGAGCTCCAAATATAGTTACTTATGGAGAAACTTCGGTTTCTTCTGGGCTTacatcattttcaatttctttgcTATGGTTGGCTTGTACTACATCATTCACGTTAGAAAGATTTCTCTAGGTAACCCTAGTGCTATTTTAAAGAgattc contains the following coding sequences:
- the TBLA0G02820 gene encoding pleiotropic drug resistance family ABC transporter (similar to Saccharomyces cerevisiae SNQ2 (YDR011W); ancestral locus Anc_3.220), whose protein sequence is MSWSKSRSTSDSSQLELESYNGTGSNSESVNLQEKCALRVQNSNGSSHVEDDHAKSTFEETISRVMSNHSRNEKFIVTDDMAKSINEYTAKLKKHTTRDGDFDDSDEIFNTVTTNEDDETGFNAQRIIRDMVNNANEQGIHLRKSGVTLEEVCADGIDASALEGQTVGDILTLPYTIYKGIRNSKNKKIRKIIQNINVLAKPGEMVLVLGRPGAGCSSFLKTTAGEIDQFAGGVEGEIYYDGIPQSEMMKNYKADVIYNGELDVHFPYLTVQQTLDFAIACKTPAIRVDNLSRSDYIAFIRDLYATIFGLRHTYNTLVGNDFVRGVSGGERKRVSIAEALAARGTIYCWDNATRGLDASTALEYAEAIRIMTNIQQSTAFVTIYQASENIYNCFDKVTVLYLGKQIYFGKIRDAKDYFYRMGYECPSRQVTAEFLTALTDPKGYHVIRPGFESSVPRTSAEFEEYWRNSPEFAQLKQDIVDYNQSVNTDEIRQYYKSSMSQEKAKGARKKSYYTLSFPEQVKLCTIRGFQRIYGNKSYTVTNCVAALIQSFVTGSLYYNSPSTTNGAFSRSGVLYFALLYYCLMGLANISFEHRPILQKHKGYSLYHPAAEALASTLSAFPFRMISLTIFFIVLFFLSGLHRTASNFFICYLFLSMCSEAINGLFEMISAGCDDIAQANSIAGILMMALSMYSTYMIQLPKMHPWFKWIAYILPIQYSFESMLNAEFHGRHMDCGGTLVPAGPGYEDVASNEKVCAFAGSRPGQSWVNGDDYLKTQYRYQYKHTWRNFGIMWCFLLGYIGIKAIVTEIKRPVKSGGDALIFKKGFKPTETVEDIESNAVINISENKEKFTPAEEADDTNLEGLESTGIFIWRDVCYTIPYDGGMRRLLDNVSGYCRPGTMTALMGESGAGKTTLLNTLAQRNVGIITGDMLVNGQPIDASFERRAGYVQQQDLHVAEMTVRESLQFSARMRRNQDVPDEEKMAYVEKIIEVLGMEEYSEALVGAIGCGLNVEQRKKLSIGVELVAKPDLLLFLDEPTSGLDSQSSWAIVQLLKKLANAGQSILCTIHQPSATLFEQFDRLLLLKKGGQTVYFGDIGENSDILLKYFERNGARKCTSSENPAEYILEAIGAGATASVQEDWHEVWKNSHEFAENRIKIDHMLEELHNSPPETGTVSNSKYATSYFYQFRHVLWRNEVVFWRSMHYIFSKLMLHIVGGLFIGFTFFNVGTSYRGLQSSLFAAFMSIVQSAPAMNQIQARAIAQRDLFEVRESKSNTFHWSLIIITQYICEIPYHFVCSAIFFVSMYFPLRSFFEASRSAVYYLNYCIMFQLFYVSLGLMILYVAPNLPSANVIMGLLLSFMLGFCGVVQPASLMPTFWTFMWKASPYTYFVQNLMGIMLHKKPVICTKSELSYFEPPSGQTCGQYMEKFFQTNSGYIKNPNDTSNCAYCVYSVGDEYLSYVSSKYSYLWRNFGFFWAYIIFNFFAMVGLYYIIHVRKISLGNPSAILKRFKKN